The DNA segment GACAGCATAACACTGGATACAAAAGGGAAATCTGATGTGGCAACGGTGCGCGGGACTGCAGCATATGGAGATGTAGAATTTGATTCCAGCGAATTATTAAGACTTCACATTTATACAGAAACGAAGGATATTGATTTTGATGATATATATCCTAATTGTCTATGGGAAGATTGAGTGAGTATGACTAATCAGGAGTCGGATGTAACCATTCTATATGGCAAAATCGCCTTGTTACATAAGGAATTTCCTGCAATCACAACAGCGTTGGATGCAGCACATGGAAATCTATCTGCCCATTCTGTAGACTTATTACATTTACGTTATCATAAGGATGAAGAAATTCTTGATGTCAGCGGTGTAATAACCCTTGCAAAGGGGAATGAGCTGGTTGCTGTTAAAGTGCTCATAGAAAATGAAACAGGTGATCAGTGGTCAAAAATGTTTCTGCCCTTCATGGATACGTCGCTAAAAATCCATGTAAAATTTGAAATTCCACAGAAAGCTGCATGTGGATTGAAGGGTAGAGCTGTTTATCTTCAGATTGACAGCTAAACGGTAAGACGTATGCTATGAATTGAAAGGGACAAGTGATGCTGCTATCGCTTTTAAGGTTTAGCATTTATAAGTGTTACAAAAGAAACCAGAATTGGTTTAAAGGAGAAAAATTATGGCAACAGTTAATATTAACGCGGGAGTTAAATTTACATTATTTAGTACTCATTTTGCAGCAGCTATGCAGAAAGATGATACAGGATTAAAAATTCTGTTGATTCCTTCTGTGGCAGAGAAGAAAAAAGAAATAACAATAGGAGATATGGTAGAAGAAATCAAATCATTGATAGCCCCTAATGATCCCAAGAATAAAGAAGTGAATGATATGACAAAACAGCTGACAAATGCAGTAAACGGTCTTGCTCCAACAGATACAGAAACAAAGCCGGAAGAAAAAGCCAAAGCCTTTGATCCTATGTCTATTGGTATCACGATTGAAGAAGCGTTCCTGTTTTATGAAAAAAAGGGAACTGTAACCACGTTTGAATATGCGTTCAGCCTGAGTTTAAATACATCAAAACTGATTAAGCAGATGGAAGTTTTTTCTTTAGATGGCATTTCATTATCCGTATGGAATACAACACGTCCTGCAGTAATTCAGGAAATGAAAATGATTGGTATTGATGATTATTTGAAACAATATCCATTATTGGAAACATCTGCAGGTTAAGGAAACCTGAAGTATATGAAAGAAGAATATGCATTCTAAACATAAGGAATTATAAAAACCAGCACAGAATTGTACTGGTTTTTATATCTCAAAAAATCTACTTAGCTTAAACATAAGAAAACATAATGATGCAGTAGTTAATTGCTAGTTGCTTTAAATACGAACCAACTAATCAGATAATGCTGCTTTAAGAATGCTTATGAGTAATGCTTTTCCAGATATCTCATTTTTTATGATTTTCAGTTTATTCATATGAGTATTGCTCTGAATTCCTTTATATCTGGCACTATTACAATAAAGTCATGATAAGCAAACACTTCAACATTACGATTACTCAATATGCTGTTCCAGTTTGATGTGCCAGTTTGAAGCATACTGGTTTACTTAGACGTATGAATCGTGAATGTATATAGAAGTTTGTGCCCCAGATTTGTATCCTCTATATTTTACAGATGACCGGATATTTATTTAAATTTGATTATTTAAAAAAGATCGATATCTTCGATTGACGATTAAACACTCGTCATTATCAAGCGTTATACTGCGATGGCAGTCTTTCTCAATATGAACAGATTTTATATGTATTCGATTAACTAGTGTATTTTGATTAATTTGACACAAGTTGCAATTATGAAGTTCTTTTTTTATTTCCGAAAACTTCAGGTAGCAGCGATATACCTGATCTTTTGTGTAGAGGTATACCTTGTGATCAATATTTTCCATGTAGTATATTTCCTGGCAGGAAATAAAGTAAAGATTATGCATATCATCATATGCTTTTATATGCACACTGTTTTTTTGAAGATGAAGCATTACATTACAAAGATAATTTTTATTTCGTTTGCAAGAACGTAGGATAACCGTGTCCTCCGCTATCGTGTTATCAATTTGTATCAAAAAATTCATTTGAATCCCCCTCCCAATATGTAATAAATAATAATGATCTTGATTGTAAATATTTAGAATTTATAAAGAAGTTACCAATTAACCACCACATGTTACAATATCATGAAGGGTTTAAAAAAAAGGAACCACTAAATCTGAAAACAAACCAATCAAAGGGAAACATGTAAAAAATAAGATTTGTAAATAACAAACAAGACAAATTAATTGAAAAAGTTTGTTTTATCTTTGCATTGGTAAGTGAGAGGGGCTTATATTAATTTCTCCTGCAAATATAAAAATCAAACACGTCCACTAAAAATGACAGAATAAAAAGTGGGAGATTAGGATTATTTTAACGTGCATAGGAGCAGCTTTTAAATAATTGAAATACGGAGTAAACATTTATGTATACCTAAAAATCTTCATGCATGGTGGATCTTTTTGAATAATTCAAATTCTAGGTAGAAGAAAAAATTCCCCACCAGTATTGTGAGGAATATGTGGCATTTAAACATGAATAGCGTCAGATATGCACTTGTTTATCGAAATTATAAAGTACTTTGATTTTAGTGAAACTCAGTGGTTACGAAAAACGTCATCATAGGGTCTTTTCTATTTTTGTGTTTTTAATTGAATATCAATAAGCTTTAATCCTTCTTCGTTAGCAGCTGGAGTGTATGTGATTATAAACTCACCAAACTTCGTATCAGGAGCAGTACCTTTTTTTAGGATTAAATTAATGTTACTGCAATACAGAATGTCTTCTGAACCATGTTGGTCTTTTATACGTATTAGCATAGGCTTATCATATGTTACAGAATATCCTTCCTCGGTGTACGCTTGTTTTGTTATTTTTCTTTGATAATTAGGGGTGGTGAATTCCTGCTGAATATAGCCTTTTCGATCAATCAGAGCAGTACAGGAATCATATAAAGCTTTCAGCAAGTCAAGTCTGTCATGACCTTTACACGAAATATCGCTGATCTTGATTACATGATTTTTTTGATTATGAAATATTGAAGAAACAATTAATTTGGCACGATAAGGATAGGTTTTGTCTATCCCTAGAATACGGGATAATTCCTCACCATTTTGGGTAAATCGCTCGTTTATATCAATGAGTCCTCCTAGATAGTCTGTATTTAAAGCCACTATTGCAGCGTTTCCTTTTCCATCAAAGGAATTCTCTAACCAATCCACATAGGCAGGATAGGTTAAAAGTTCGTCTTCTAAATATAACGATATACCATAGGAACTTTCGGTTATGGCTAAGCTGTTTTCATTTACACTATCGTACGGTATGTGCTGTGCATCGGCTCTTACCGGATCCAGCAGATGATGTACTCCTTGCAGATACTTCTTCTTCTCCGTATTATAGTCATTTACAAATTTTTGATTAAATGTTGTCATAATAGACCTCCTTTTTAAAAGTATAAGTATATCCCGCATCAACTTTACATGTAAATAAATACCTTTTCAGTTTACTTTTTTAGTAGCGAGAAGAAGTAATAGAATATTTATCAATGATTTAAAATTCAAATACATTTTTTCACCTCCTGCTTTTACAATTTAAAATTTAAAACATTTGACATCATATCTATTCTTCTGCTTTCAGTATATCGGAAACAAATAAAATCATATGATTTATCACTATAAGATGCGATTCACCACATAAATTTTACAATACATGAAAACTTAAAATAAAATGAAGTTATCTGAAGGACAGGATAATTTCACTGCATGAATTCAGTTTCTTTACAGACTGCTCTTTCTTCTGTAAGCTATACAGAATATAGCTTCCTTACTTTTACCTGATTTTTAATAACAAAGAGCATTCGATAATTTTCAAGTGATTAGAAGCCTACTCATTGTATGAGTGAGAATTTAGGTTATAGCAAGGGAAAAGTTTAATAAGTTGTCAAGTTCTTTATGCATGACAGAGTAATCATCCTTTCTGTAGAATGGCAATTTATCTCAGACTATCATAAAAATATTCAGCAATAATCGTGTAAAAGGAGTACTCGTTAAATGCTGAGATTTTTTAATTCTGATATGTAGGAAACAGATAATCTGTTTTGCTATTTCTGCATACTGAAATTCTGCCTTTGTTACTCAATTTGTATACAGCCTTGTACTGCGGTATGCTATAATATTACACAAAAGGGGGAATGTTATGATCTTACATGTTGCTGTATGCGAAGATGATCGTCTGGATGCTGCGCAACTCCACAGAGCTATCCATAAAGCCGAACAGAAGCTTTCATTTGAATGCCGGTTGACCTTTTATACAACGGGGGAAGCCTTTTTACACTCTCTGCGCCTCAAAACACCCTGTGACCTTGTTATCATGGATATTTATTTGAAAGCTGAAAATGGAATCGACATTATCCAGCAGGCTCGCATCCTGCAGGAAAATCTGGAAATCGCCTTTTTTACGACCAGTAAGGAATATGCGCCGGAAGCATTTCAACTCAATGCATTACACTATATCGTAAAGCCTTTAAATGAGCTTCAGATTCAAGAGGTATTCAGCCGCTATTTTGAACGGGCAAGGCTTCCTATCCATACGCTCCGGCTGGAAACAGAGCGCAATATCTGTGAATTTCCCATCCATCGTATAAAGAAAATAGAAAGCAGGAATAAGGGAATTGAAATCTATCTTTCCACGATAGAGGAGCCTGTGTTCATCAATATGCCATTCCTACGCGTGGAGAATATTATAAAAGAAGAACAGCTGATTACTGTAAGCAGGGGACTGATCCTGAATCTGTCCTTTATCCGGCAAATACAGCGAAATGGTACCTGTCTGTTAAAAGACGGTACGACAATTCTCATAAGCCGCAGGCGTAGAAATACGGTGCTGCAGAAATACCATGATTATCTGTTCCAGCAATCAGAAACGGGAAAAGCAGTATGTCGGTAATACAGCAGCTTACCCAGTTTATCGGCTTTTTATCTCAGACGCTTCCCTTTGCCATCCTTGCCTGCTTCCCCTTTTCATCCGGCATGCTTCGTTTGGGTAAGAAAAAGGTGATTCTCTACTGCTCTATATTTTTAACTGCAGCGTCTGCACTCTTTTCCCTGATGATGAATTGTCTGTATACAAAAGATGGCAGCGGTTATGCATTTATGAGAAATCTTGCCGACCTGTATTTTCTGGCTGTGCTCTTGATAACGGCTGTCTTTATCTGTTATCAAACACAGGAGGTCTTTATAAAGAAATTACTTGTTTACATAACCGTCATCCAATACGGTGCTGTTATTTACACGGTTGTAACACCCTTCGTCAATATGCCTGCCTCCTTCCTCTATGATCATTCCTATACCGTATATAATAAGAACGCGTACATGAATTTGCTGCTGCTTGTCTTCAGCTATCCCTTTGTTGCTTACTTTTTTAAGCACACGATACAGCGGATTCTCCCCGCGATGGATCAGGCATCTGTACGACGAGGCTGTTTATATCTCGTCACTGTGATATTTCTTTACTGCTTCTGCATTTTTACTGTAATGAATCGGACAAATGGTTTATTCAAAGATGTGGATCTGATGCTGTTTCTCATTGCTGTTCTTGCGACTGATATACTTGTTTATTATATGTATTTCTCAGAATTGAAGGAATCTCTTGCGAATCGTGAGCTTTATCATCAGCTAGATTCATTTCAGACACAATATGAAAAGATCTCAAGCAGTATCGAGGATGCCAGAAGAATCCGTCATGATTTACAGCACCATCTGAATGTCATCAGATCTTTACTGCAGGAAAATAGACAAAAAGAATTAAATCAGTATCTTATACAATACACACAGGCGATTGAGGAAATCAGCCAGCACACCTATACAGCCAGTCCGTTGCTTGACAGTATTTTAAATTACTATGTGCAGCGCTGCACCAGCGAAGCTATCGAAGTTGAGGTAGATGCAGTTGTAATTAAGGAACCGGAAGTAGATGCTACAGACCTCACTGTTTTACTTGGAAATGCATTGGAAAATGCTATACAGGAAAGTAAGCTTACCAACCATCCCAAAATCATAATATATATTCGCTATGTTGATGAAAGGCTGCTTGTACGTATCGAAAATAAGTGCCACTCCATGACGGTATCCGGAAGAATCCTGCCAAAAAAGCGTTCAGAAAAGCATGGCTATGGCATGATCAATATGAAAACAGTATGCGAAAAGTATAAGGGGAGCGCCGATTTTTATAAGACGGATTATAAATTTATCACCCGATGTATCCTATATCCTAATAAATAAACGATATGCCTTACTGGCAGTTTTTTCTACCGAGTGGTTGTGTAATATTTTGTGAATTATCATATAATTATCACATGAAGATTTACGGATGAATTTGGGGGAAATACGTACAGGGGTGATGCTTCATGATGGATAC comes from the Erysipelotrichaceae bacterium 66202529 genome and includes:
- a CDS encoding LytTR family transcriptional regulator → MNFLIQIDNTIAEDTVILRSCKRNKNYLCNVMLHLQKNSVHIKAYDDMHNLYFISCQEIYYMENIDHKVYLYTKDQVYRCYLKFSEIKKELHNCNLCQINQNTLVNRIHIKSVHIEKDCHRSITLDNDECLIVNRRYRSFLNNQI
- a CDS encoding response regulator gives rise to the protein MILHVAVCEDDRLDAAQLHRAIHKAEQKLSFECRLTFYTTGEAFLHSLRLKTPCDLVIMDIYLKAENGIDIIQQARILQENLEIAFFTTSKEYAPEAFQLNALHYIVKPLNELQIQEVFSRYFERARLPIHTLRLETERNICEFPIHRIKKIESRNKGIEIYLSTIEEPVFINMPFLRVENIIKEEQLITVSRGLILNLSFIRQIQRNGTCLLKDGTTILISRRRRNTVLQKYHDYLFQQSETGKAVCR
- a CDS encoding GHKL domain-containing protein, producing MSVIQQLTQFIGFLSQTLPFAILACFPFSSGMLRLGKKKVILYCSIFLTAASALFSLMMNCLYTKDGSGYAFMRNLADLYFLAVLLITAVFICYQTQEVFIKKLLVYITVIQYGAVIYTVVTPFVNMPASFLYDHSYTVYNKNAYMNLLLLVFSYPFVAYFFKHTIQRILPAMDQASVRRGCLYLVTVIFLYCFCIFTVMNRTNGLFKDVDLMLFLIAVLATDILVYYMYFSELKESLANRELYHQLDSFQTQYEKISSSIEDARRIRHDLQHHLNVIRSLLQENRQKELNQYLIQYTQAIEEISQHTYTASPLLDSILNYYVQRCTSEAIEVEVDAVVIKEPEVDATDLTVLLGNALENAIQESKLTNHPKIIIYIRYVDERLLVRIENKCHSMTVSGRILPKKRSEKHGYGMINMKTVCEKYKGSADFYKTDYKFITRCILYPNK